The Deltaproteobacteria bacterium genome window below encodes:
- a CDS encoding helix-turn-helix transcriptional regulator: MGQTGATMENVYTIERIRKTVKMDQSKFATVVGIPEERIRDLELSGQPPSAEELKKITNALAAYYRTPAKLPTLEAVYTSLLQQIAETLWGNLEKLSHQFLPQFDAYIEPLYREARNAIFLGLHTAALATSCVLLEYVIKDLIQDGREKAKGTSLNTQEEKEIEKLMFWKAIAIAAEEKIIDDEERKKLQWIGEWMRNPLMHSKLLKITENDKWANVQSASMSTGETKMMELNGKDHRFIRKVIKLERDKQDAWPFFLWVESFIAKKYAGTIEKAQSGQLGAIFRVEG; encoded by the coding sequence AAAATGGATCAATCCAAGTTTGCGACTGTGGTTGGTATTCCTGAGGAGAGAATTCGAGATCTTGAACTAAGCGGCCAACCTCCCTCAGCGGAGGAACTCAAGAAGATAACCAATGCGCTCGCGGCATATTATAGAACGCCTGCAAAGTTGCCTACGCTGGAAGCCGTTTACACAAGCCTCCTACAGCAAATTGCAGAGACGCTGTGGGGCAATTTAGAAAAACTTTCTCACCAATTCCTTCCCCAATTCGATGCCTATATTGAACCGCTTTACAGAGAGGCGAGAAACGCGATTTTTTTGGGTTTACATACAGCTGCGTTAGCGACTTCATGTGTTCTTTTGGAATACGTCATAAAAGATTTGATTCAAGATGGCCGAGAGAAGGCCAAAGGGACATCGTTAAACACACAAGAAGAAAAAGAGATTGAAAAGTTAATGTTTTGGAAGGCTATAGCGATAGCAGCAGAAGAAAAAATTATTGATGACGAAGAAAGGAAGAAGCTTCAATGGATCGGCGAATGGATGAGAAACCCATTGATGCATTCTAAATTATTGAAAATCACCGAAAATGATAAATGGGCTAACGTGCAGTCCGCTTCGATGAGCACAGGTGAAACGAAGATGATGGAATTAAATGGCAAAGACCACCGATTTATCAGGAAGGTTATCAAGCTTGAACGGGACAAGCAGGATGCTTGGCCATTCTTTCTCTGGGTCGAAAGCTTTATTGCCAAGAAATATGCTGGAACGATTGAAAAAGCCCAATCTGGTCAATTGGGCGCCATATTTAGGGTAGAAGGATAA